A window of the Cucurbita pepo subsp. pepo cultivar mu-cu-16 chromosome LG01, ASM280686v2, whole genome shotgun sequence genome harbors these coding sequences:
- the LOC111795941 gene encoding uncharacterized protein LOC111795941, with the protein MGLYYGAKEVLKIQKFRRLVSYTGFYLFVSVLSYAYTSNTTRAGYSRGDQFYASYPAGTELLTDTTKLYKAALGNCFEIEEWGPIEFCVMAKHFERQGKSPYAYHSQYMAHLLSHGQLDGSG; encoded by the exons ATGGGGCTGTACTACGGAGCTAAAGAGGTCCTAAAGATTCAAAAGTTTCGAAGACTTGTGTCCTATACTGGATTCTATCTCTTCGTTTCCGTTTTGAGTTACGCTTATACAAGCAATAC AACTAGAGCTGGGTATTCTCGAGGGGATCAATTTTATGCTTCTTACCCTGCTGGTACAGAGCTCTTGACAGACACTACGAAG TTGTACAAAGCTGCTCTTGGGAATTGTTTTGAAATAGAAGAATGGGGTCCAATTGAATTCTGCGTCATGGCTAAACATTTTGAACGTCAAGGAAAATCGCCTTATGCATATCATTCT CAATACATGGCACATCTTCTGTCTCATGGACAACTTGATGGAAGTGGGTAG